A single region of the Candidatus Nanopelagicales bacterium genome encodes:
- a CDS encoding Crp/Fnr family transcriptional regulator, producing MDDVLARAPMFSALDAEAAVALRSSMDTVNLSKGQILFHEGDRGERLYIITDGKMKLGHTSTDGRESLLAVLGPGELLGELSLFDPGPRTATATALTDVSLMALAHVALRPWLTGRPEVAEALLAALARRLRRTNEQMADLVFSDVPGRVAKTLLELGEKFGRQLPDGLHVTHDMTQEELAQLVGASRETVNKALADFAARGWIRLESRSVVLLDTERLDRRSK from the coding sequence GTGGACGACGTTCTCGCACGAGCCCCCATGTTCTCCGCATTGGACGCAGAAGCCGCAGTTGCGCTGCGTTCCTCGATGGACACTGTGAATCTGAGCAAAGGCCAGATCCTGTTCCACGAAGGCGATCGCGGGGAGCGCCTCTACATCATCACCGACGGCAAGATGAAACTCGGTCACACCTCCACAGATGGCCGGGAGAGCTTGCTGGCAGTCCTGGGACCGGGCGAACTGCTTGGTGAATTGTCCCTGTTCGACCCCGGACCCCGGACCGCCACGGCAACCGCGCTAACCGACGTCTCGCTGATGGCCTTGGCCCACGTCGCGCTGCGGCCCTGGCTCACCGGCCGACCTGAGGTCGCCGAGGCACTGCTCGCCGCGTTGGCCCGGCGGCTTCGACGGACTAACGAGCAGATGGCCGACCTCGTCTTCTCCGACGTCCCCGGCCGCGTTGCCAAAACCCTGCTTGAACTGGGGGAAAAGTTCGGACGGCAGTTGCCCGACGGCCTGCACGTCACCCATGACATGACGCAGGAAGAACTTGCCCAGCTTGTCGGTGCGTCTCGCGAGACCGTGAACAAGGCCCTGGCGGACTTCGCCGCGCGTGGCTGGATCCGCCTGGAGTCCCGGTCGGTCGTCCTGCTGGATACCGAACGACTGGATCGCCGCTCAAAGTAA
- a CDS encoding MBL fold metallo-hydrolase: MTGFTGLPGSAGPWHGGAGTQRAFCVLAPNPGPMTLDGTNTWIIGEPNSGSVIVIDPGPDDPEHWAAVQSEVANRDATIGLVLLTHGHLDHSAGARMFAANANCDVLALDQTHTLGSEGLVDGDVIDAAGAELRVIGTPGHSSDSLTFLLPADGALLTGDTVLGRGTTVVAHPDGVLADYLASLQRLREFAYEADLQMILPGHGPTLDSPEVVLDAYLDHRERRLDQIRAALAFLADEELSADALAQRVVEVVYADVPPSVWPAALLSVRAQLEHLLH; encoded by the coding sequence ATGACAGGTTTCACTGGTCTGCCCGGTTCTGCCGGCCCGTGGCACGGTGGCGCGGGCACGCAACGAGCTTTCTGTGTCCTTGCACCCAACCCGGGCCCCATGACCCTGGACGGAACGAACACGTGGATCATCGGTGAGCCCAACAGTGGGTCGGTCATCGTGATCGACCCCGGTCCGGATGACCCCGAACATTGGGCCGCCGTCCAGAGTGAGGTCGCCAACCGCGATGCCACCATCGGGCTGGTGCTGCTCACGCACGGGCACCTGGACCACAGTGCCGGCGCCCGGATGTTCGCCGCCAACGCCAACTGCGATGTCTTGGCACTCGACCAGACTCACACCTTGGGTTCGGAAGGCCTGGTCGACGGCGATGTCATCGACGCGGCCGGTGCTGAGCTTCGGGTGATCGGCACGCCCGGTCACAGTTCCGATTCCTTGACTTTTCTGCTGCCCGCCGACGGCGCACTGCTGACCGGCGACACCGTGTTGGGGCGCGGAACCACCGTGGTTGCTCACCCAGACGGGGTGCTGGCTGACTACCTGGCCTCACTACAGCGACTGCGAGAGTTCGCCTACGAAGCTGACCTGCAGATGATCCTGCCAGGGCATGGTCCAACGCTGGACTCACCCGAGGTGGTGCTCGATGCCTACCTTGACCACCGCGAGCGGCGACTCGATCAGATCCGCGCCGCGCTGGCATTCCTGGCCGACGAAGAACTGAGTGCCGATGCCTTGGCTCAGCGGGTCGTTGAGGTGGTCTACGCCGACGTTCCGCCAAGCGTGTGGCCAGCCGCGTTACTCAGCGTCCGAGCCCAGCTGGAGCACCTGCTGCACTGA
- a CDS encoding NUDIX domain-containing protein, which yields MADDAGLRMPEALMARARELISKQQEQGWVAPTARDAATVVMVANHPDGIHIYLQRRVRTMAFAAGMYVFPGGATEQQDSAMADALLAANPERQLDASWLVTGPASVGTDTLTARCAAVRETEEETSYDLGDPRDLTYIAHWVTPEVEQRRFDTRFYAQVVHAPDEVIENSGESDAERWVSPAEALAEYGGGRMAMLPPTVAVLSEFAAAAERGLDAQAAIDAVAITPTLPLMPAPIADPTAPDGMRWVLIDVRTGEEVTLLPSAPAGSESGGIHTSAVDRSTQVHQRTSPDSPGTPR from the coding sequence ATGGCCGACGACGCTGGTCTGCGGATGCCTGAGGCGCTCATGGCGCGTGCGCGGGAGTTGATCAGTAAGCAGCAGGAGCAGGGGTGGGTTGCACCCACGGCGCGAGACGCGGCCACGGTCGTGATGGTGGCCAATCACCCCGACGGTATCCACATCTACCTCCAGCGGCGGGTGCGAACCATGGCCTTCGCCGCCGGCATGTACGTCTTCCCAGGTGGGGCGACTGAACAGCAGGACTCAGCGATGGCGGACGCGCTGCTAGCAGCCAATCCAGAGCGCCAACTTGACGCGAGCTGGTTGGTGACCGGGCCGGCTTCGGTTGGTACCGACACCTTGACGGCTCGCTGCGCAGCGGTGCGAGAAACCGAGGAAGAGACGAGCTACGACCTCGGCGATCCTCGTGACTTGACCTACATCGCGCACTGGGTGACCCCCGAGGTTGAGCAACGCCGATTCGACACCCGCTTCTATGCCCAAGTGGTCCATGCGCCCGACGAGGTCATCGAGAACTCCGGTGAATCTGACGCCGAACGATGGGTGAGCCCGGCCGAGGCGCTCGCCGAATACGGCGGTGGACGGATGGCGATGTTGCCGCCAACGGTCGCAGTGCTCAGCGAGTTTGCTGCGGCAGCGGAAAGGGGATTGGACGCCCAGGCTGCGATCGATGCGGTCGCCATCACTCCGACGCTGCCCTTGATGCCCGCGCCAATCGCGGACCCAACTGCACCCGATGGGATGCGCTGGGTGCTCATTGACGTTCGCACCGGTGAGGAAGTCACGCTGCTGCCGTCAGCGCCCGCCGGGTCGGAGTCCGGTGGCATCCACACCAGTGCCGTCGACCGGTCAACGCAAGTCCACCAGCGCACCTCGCCCGATTCCCCGGGTACGCCGAGGTAG
- a CDS encoding RidA family protein: MSTAAKRLAGLGLELPNPATPLAAYVPAVRSGSWVVTSGQLPTVDGQLIARGFVASDPAEQVMDGWVIDAGVVSLDDAQRCARQAALNGLAAVVALTGSLDAVVQVVKVTGFVAGVDGFVDHPQVLNGASELLAALWPDSAGHARSAVGVSSLPLGAPVEVELIVEVLG, translated from the coding sequence ATGTCCACTGCCGCTAAGCGTCTTGCGGGCCTGGGCCTGGAATTGCCCAATCCAGCCACGCCCCTCGCCGCCTACGTGCCCGCCGTTCGGTCTGGATCGTGGGTCGTCACCTCCGGGCAACTGCCGACGGTGGACGGGCAACTGATCGCTCGCGGTTTCGTCGCATCGGATCCGGCCGAGCAGGTCATGGATGGTTGGGTCATCGACGCCGGCGTCGTTTCCCTCGACGATGCGCAGCGCTGCGCTCGACAGGCGGCGTTGAATGGACTTGCCGCCGTCGTCGCGCTGACTGGTTCGTTGGATGCGGTGGTCCAGGTGGTCAAAGTGACCGGATTCGTGGCCGGGGTGGACGGCTTCGTCGACCACCCGCAGGTACTTAACGGGGCGTCGGAATTGCTCGCAGCGTTGTGGCCGGACAGCGCAGGCCATGCACGGTCTGCGGTCGGCGTTTCCAGCTTGCCGTTAGGAGCGCCGGTCGAGGTCGAACTCATCGTGGAAGTCCTAGGCTGA
- a CDS encoding ArsA family ATPase, producing the protein MAARSRTVGGDWPAVRLHVVSGKGGTGKTTIAAALALALASGGKRVLLMEVEGRQGIAQLFDTPPLPYEERPVAVAPDGGEVFALAVDPEAALLEYLDMFYNLRRAGTALRKLGAIDFATTIAPGLRDVLLTGKAIEAVKRGERAGKPTYDAVVLDAPPTGRIVRFLNVTHEVAGLAKVGPIKSQSDSVMAVIKSARTAVHLVTLLEEMPVQETLDGIADLRANNLPTGAVIVNMLRGPRLDAASVVAAQNGTLDRAEVEAGVHAAALPRHMNVGTVTDALMREAHDHAERVVLEQTERVRLDDCGQPIYELPEMAGGVDLGALYSMARMLRIQGVG; encoded by the coding sequence GTGGCAGCTCGCTCAAGAACGGTCGGTGGTGACTGGCCGGCAGTCCGTCTGCATGTCGTGTCCGGCAAGGGCGGTACCGGCAAGACCACCATCGCCGCAGCACTGGCGCTGGCATTGGCCTCCGGTGGCAAGCGGGTGCTGCTGATGGAGGTCGAGGGCCGCCAGGGCATCGCTCAACTCTTCGACACTCCCCCCCTGCCCTATGAAGAACGACCGGTCGCGGTGGCACCCGATGGGGGCGAGGTGTTTGCGCTCGCCGTCGATCCGGAGGCTGCGCTGCTTGAGTACTTGGACATGTTCTACAACCTGCGCCGGGCGGGCACGGCGCTGCGCAAACTGGGTGCGATCGACTTCGCCACCACCATCGCTCCGGGCTTGCGCGATGTCCTGCTGACCGGTAAGGCGATCGAGGCGGTCAAGCGTGGCGAGCGGGCAGGCAAACCCACTTACGACGCCGTCGTTCTCGACGCTCCGCCAACCGGTCGAATCGTTCGCTTCCTCAACGTCACTCACGAGGTCGCTGGCTTGGCCAAAGTCGGACCCATCAAATCGCAGTCCGACTCAGTGATGGCCGTCATCAAATCGGCACGCACAGCCGTTCACCTGGTCACCCTGCTGGAAGAAATGCCCGTGCAGGAGACGTTGGACGGCATCGCGGACCTGCGCGCCAACAACTTGCCGACCGGCGCCGTGATCGTGAACATGTTGCGTGGACCTCGCCTGGATGCAGCGAGCGTGGTCGCGGCACAGAATGGAACCCTCGACCGGGCAGAAGTTGAGGCGGGTGTTCACGCCGCCGCACTGCCACGGCACATGAACGTCGGCACCGTGACCGATGCCCTCATGCGCGAGGCGCACGACCACGCCGAACGAGTGGTACTCGAACAAACCGAACGCGTACGCCTCGACGATTGCGGCCAACCCATCTATGAGTTGCCAG